Proteins encoded within one genomic window of Streptomyces profundus:
- a CDS encoding DUF3499 domain-containing protein, which yields MSPVRRCSRTACGRPAVATLTYVYADSTAVLGPLATYAEPHCYDLCAEHSERLTAPRGWEVVRLAMDPSTTRPSGDDLEALADAVREAARTPVRPEPRPGAPLPRRGAADPVEVARRGHLRILRSPEP from the coding sequence GTGAGCCCCGTACGTCGCTGTTCGCGCACCGCCTGCGGCCGTCCCGCCGTCGCGACGCTGACGTATGTCTACGCGGACTCCACGGCCGTCCTCGGCCCGCTCGCCACCTACGCCGAACCGCACTGCTACGACCTGTGCGCCGAGCACTCCGAGCGGCTGACCGCGCCACGCGGCTGGGAGGTCGTCCGGCTCGCCATGGATCCGAGCACCACCCGCCCCAGCGGCGACGACCTCGAAGCCCTCGCCGACGCCGTCCGCGAGGCCGCCCGCACCCCGGTCCGCCCCGAGCCGAGGCCGGGCGCGCCGCTGCCCCGCCGAGGCGCCGCCGACCCGGTCGAGGTCGCCCGTCGGGGGCATCTTCGAATCCTGCGGTCCCCTGAGCCCTAA